A stretch of the Uranotaenia lowii strain MFRU-FL chromosome 3, ASM2978415v1, whole genome shotgun sequence genome encodes the following:
- the LOC129758195 gene encoding histone H2A gives MSGRGKGGKVKGKAKSRSSRAGLQFPVGRIHRLLRKGNYAERVGAGAPVYLAAVMEYLAAEVLELAGNAARDNKKTRIIPRHLQLAIRNDEELNKLLSGVTIAQGGVLPNIQAVLLPKKTEKKA, from the coding sequence ATGTCTGGCCGCGGCAAAGGAGGAAAAGTCAAGGGAAAGGCAAAGTCCCGATCATCTCGTGCCGGACTTCAGTTCCCAGTTGGTCGTATCCATCGTCTGCTCCGCAAGGGCAACTACGCAGAACGTGTCGGAGCTGGAGCTCCCGTCTATCTGGCCGCTGTCATGGAATATCTGGCAGCTGAAGTGCTGGAATTGGCAGGAAACGCCGCTCGTGACAACAAGAAGACCCGTATCATCCCGCGTCATCTTCAGCTGGCCATCCGCAATGACGAGGAGTTGAACAAACTGCTCTCGGGCGTCACCATCGCTCAGGGAGGTGTTTTGCCCAACATCCAAGCCGTTCTGCTGCCCAAGAAGACCGAAAAGAAGGCTTAA
- the LOC129758206 gene encoding histone H3, producing MARTKQTARKSTGGKAPRKQLATKAARKSAPATGGVKKPHRYRPGTVALREIRRYQKSTELLIRKLPFQRLVREIAQDFKTDLRFQSSAVMALQEASEAYLVGLFEDTNLCAIHAKRVTIMPKDIQLARRIRGERA from the coding sequence ATGGCTCGTACCAAGCAAACCGCACGTAAGTCCACCGGAGGAAAAGCTCCTCGCAAACAGCTGGCCACTAAGGCTGCTCGTAAGAGTGCTCCAGCCACCGGAGGAGTCAAGAAGCCTCATCGTTATCGGCCAGGAACCGTTGCTCTGCGTGAGATCCGTCGTTACCAGAAATCCACCGAGCTGCTGATCCGCAAGTTGCCCTTCCAGCGTCTGGTTCGTGAAATCGCTCAGGATTTCAAGACCGATCTGCGTTTCCAGAGCTCGGCCGTCATGGCACTGCAGGAAGCTAGCGAAGCCTATCTGGTTGGACTGTTCGAGGACACCAATCTGTGTGCCATCCATGCCAAGCGTGTCACCATCATGCCAAAGGACATCCAGCTGGCTCGTCGTATCCGTGGAGAACGTGCTTAA
- the LOC129758186 gene encoding histone H1B-like, with protein sequence MTETEVAAAAPAASPAKATKKPKAPKGDKKPKKPSTHPPVNDMVVAAIKTLKERKGSSLQAIKKYIAANYKCDVAKLSPFIKKALKSGVEKGKFTQPKGTGASGSFKIKAEDKKPAGEKKKKVAAKKPKKAAGEKKTVAKKPKAAGAKKPKATAAKKPKAAAEKKAKAATAKTAKKAGIVKKAAAPKKAAAKPKAAAKKPKTPKKPVAKKTVAKKAAAKK encoded by the coding sequence atgacTGAAACCGAAGTTGCTGCCGCAGCTCCAGCTGCCTCTCCTGCGAAGGCCACCAAGAAGCCAAAGGCCCCGAAGGGAGATAAGAAGCCCAAGAAGCCATCCACCCACCCGCCAGTCAACGACATGGTGGTTGCCGCCATCAAGACCCTGAAGGAACGCAAGGGATCATCGCTGCAGGCCATCAAGAAGTACATCGCTGCCAACTACAAGTGTGATGTGGCCAAGCTGTCGCCCTTCATCAAGAAGGCCCTGAAGAGCGGTGTCGAGAAGGGAAAGTTCACCCAACCCAAGGGCACCGGTGCTTCCGGATCGTTCAAGATCAAGGCTGAGGATAAGAAGCCAGCTGgcgagaagaagaagaaggtcgCCGCCAAGAAGCCAAAGAAGGCCGCTGGTGAGAAGAAGACCGTGGCCAAGAAGCCAAAGGCCGCTGGTGCCAAGAAACCGAAAGCCACTGCCGCTAAGAAGCCAAAGGCCGCCGCTGAAAAGAAGGCCAAGGCTGCCACGGCCAAGACCGCCAAGAAAGCCGGCATCGTGAAGAAGGCTGCTGCCCCCAAGAAGGCTGCTGCCAAGCCAAAGGCCGCTGCCAAGAAGCCAAAGACCCCCAAGAAGCCTGTTGCCAAGAAAACTGTGGCCAAGAAGGCTGCCGCCAAGAAGTAA